GCTGCCCGCCGATCGCCGAGGTGATGACCGGCGTGGTGACCTACATGCTGACCTTCGACCGCATTCCGGAACTGGACCGCCAGGGCCGGCCCAAGATGTTCTACAGCCAGCGCATCCACGACAAGTGCTACCGCCGGCCCCATTTCGACGCCGGCCAGTTCGTCGAGCAGTGGGACGACGAGCAGGCCCAGAAGGGCTATTGCCTCTACAAGATGGGCTGCAAGGGGCCGACCACCTACAACGCCTGCTCGACCACCCGGTGGAACGCCGGCGTCTCCTTCCCGATCCAGTCCGGCCACGGCTGCATCGGCTGTTCCGAGGACGGCTTCTGGGACAACGGCTCGTTCTACGACCGCCTCACCAACATCAAGCAGTTCGGCATCGAGGCGAACGCCGATCAGGTCGGCGGCGCCGTCGCGGGGGTGATCGGCACCGGCATCGCGGCCCATGCCGCCGTCAGCGCCGTCAAGCGCGCCCGCATGAAGGCCGGCGAGACCCAGGCCCCCGCCACTCCGCACGACTGACCGCTGGTCCGCCCCCGGAACAAGCGCCCGGACCCGTGAACGCGAAGATCTAAGGACTAGAGGAACAGCGCGATGGCAACCGTTTCGACGCCGAACGGATTCTCCCTGGACAATGCCGGCCGCCGGGTGGTGGTCGATCCCGTGACTCGGATCGAGGGGCACATGCGCGTCGAGGTCAACCTCGACGGCGACAACGTGATCCGCAACGCGGTTTCCACCGGCACCATGTGGCGCGGGCTGGAGGTCATCCTGAAGGGTCGCGATCCGCGAAACGCCTGGGCCTTCACCGAACGGATCTGCGGCGTCTGCACCGGCACCCACGCGCTGACATCGGTCCGCGCGGTCGAGGACGCGCTTGACATCAAGATTCCCGAGAACGCAAACACCATCCGCAACATCATGCAGCTGACGCTGCAGGTCCACGACCATCTGGTCCATTTCTACCACCTGCACGCGCTCGACTGGGTCGACATCGTCTCCGGCCTCAAGGCCGACCCCAAGGCCACGTCGGAGTTGGCCCAGAGCATCAGCTCGTGGGGCAAGTCGTCGCCGGGATATTTCCGCGACATCCAGGCCCGGCTGCGCAAGTTCGTGGAGAGCGGCCAGCTCGGCCCGTTCAAGAACGCCTACTGGGGGCACGCCGCCTACAAGCTGCCGCCCGAAGCCAACCTGATGGCGACCGCCCACTACCTGGAAGCGCTCGATTTCCAAAAGGAGATCGTGAAGATCCACACGGTCTACGGCGGCAAGAACCCGCACCCCAACTGGCTGGTCGGCGGCGTGCCCTGCCCGATCAACATCGACGGGACCGGTGGCGTCGGCGCCATCAACATGGAACGGCTCAATCTGGTATCGTCGATCATCGACCAGTCGATCGAGTTCGTGAACCAGGTCTATATCCCGGACCTGATCGCCATCGCCGGCTTCTACAAGGACTGGCTGTACGGCGGCGGGCTGGCCAGCACGTCGCTGATGTCCTACGGCGACATCCCGGAGCGGGCGAACGACTATTCCGACAAGAGCCTGATGCTGCCGCGCGGCGTCATCCTCAACGGCAAGCTGGACGAGATCCACGAGATCGACCTGAGGGCGCCCGACCAGGTGCAGGAGTTCGTCAACCATTCCTGGTACAAGTACGCCGACGAGTCCAAGGGCCTCCACCCCTGGGACGGCGTGACCGAGCCCAACTACGTGCTCGGCCCCAACGCCAAGGGCACCAAGACCCGGATCGAGGCGGTGGACGAGGGGGCGAAATACTCCTGGATCAAGTCGCCGCGCTGGAAGGGCCACGCGGTCGAGGTCGGGCCGCTGGCCCGCTACGTCATCGGCTATGCCCAAAACAAGCCGGAGTTCAAAGAGCCGGTCGACCAGCTCCTGAAGGCCCTGGACGTCCCGGTCACCGCCCTGTTCTCCACCCTGGGCCGCACAGCGGCGCGCGGGCTGGAATGCGCCTGGGCGGCGGAGAAGCTGCGCTACTTCCAAGACAAGCTGGTCCGCACCATCAAGGCCGGCGACGAGACCACGGCCAACACCGCCAAGTGGGACCCGTCGAGCTGGCCGAAGTCGGCCAAGGGCGTCGGCTTCACCGAGGCGCCGCGCGGCGCGCTCGGTCACTGGATCCGGATCGAGAACACCAAGATCGCCAATTACCAGGCGGTCGTCCCGACCACCTGGAACGGCAGCCCGCGCGACACCAAGGGCAATATCGGGGCGTTCGAGGCCTCGCTGCTCGACACCCCCATGGCCGATCCGGAGCAGCCGCTGGAGATCCTGCGCACCCTGCACAGCTTCGACCCCTGCCTCGCCTGCTCGACCCACGTGATCGCGCCGGACGGCAGGGAACTCACCGAAGTCACCGTGCGCTGAGCGGAGGAACGCCCCCATGACCGCGCATGTCGACAAGACCCCGGCACCATCCTCCGCCGACGACGAGATCGCCGATCTCGCGACCGCGCGGAACCACCTGCAGGTCCGCCAGACCGCCATCTACGTCTACGAGTGGCCGGTGCGCCTGTGGCACTGGGTGAATGCCGTCGCGATCCTGGTGCTCGCCGTCACCGGCTACCTGATCGGCTCGCCGCCGGGCTCCCAGCCGGGAGAGGCGAGCGACGCCTACCTGATGGGCTATATCCGCTTCGCCCACTTCGCCGCCGGCTACGTGATGGCGATCGGCATGGCCGGGCGGATCTACTGGGCTTTCGTCGGCAACGTGCATGCCCGCCAGATGTTCGTCCTGCCGTTCTGGTCCGGCAAGTTCTGGCGGGAAGTGCTGGTCGAGGCGCAGTGGTACGCCTTCATGCGCGACTACCCGAAGAAATATATCGGCCACAACCCGCTGGCCCAGCTCGCCATGGTGACGATCTACAGTGTCGGCAGCATCTTCATGATCGTCACCGGCTTCGCGCTCTACTCCGAGGGGGCGGGTCAGGACAGCTGGTTCGACACGCTGTTCGGCTGGGTGATCCCGCTGGTCGGCAACTCGCAGAACCTGCACACGATCCATCATCTCGGCATGTGGGTGATCGTCACCTTCGTGATCATCCACGTCTATGCCGCGATCCGCGAAGACATCATGAGCCGGCAGAGCATGATCAGCACCATGATCAGCGGCTGGCGGATGTTCAAGGACGACGGCAAGTGAGCATCGAAACCGGTCGTCCCGTCCTCGTCCTGGGCATCGGCAACATCCTCTGGGCCGACGAGGGCTTCGGCGTGCGGTGCGTGGAAGAGCTGCACCGCCGCTGGAGCTTTCCCGACGACGTGCTGGTGATGGACGGCGGCACCCAGGGCCTCTACCTCGTCCATTACGTCAAGGCCGCCCGCCGGGTCATCGTGTTCGACGCGATCGACTACGGCGAGGAGCCGGGGACCTTGAAGCTGGTGCGCGGCGAGGAGGTGCCCAAGTTCACCGGCGCCAAGAAGATGAGCCTGCACCAGACCGGCTTCCAGGACGTGCTGAGCGCCGCCGAGCTGCTGGGCGGCACCCTCGACGACATCCTGCTGATCGGCGTCCAGGCGGTCGAGTTGGAAGACTACGGCGGGAGCCTGACCCCGCCGGTCCGGGCCCGGATCGAGCCCGCCCTGGCCATCGCGGTCGAGCAACTGGAGCGCTGGGGCTATCCCGCGACGCCACGGACCGGCGCTGCCGACCATCTGCTGCACGGCGGCATCGGCCTCGCCGATTA
This Skermanella mucosa DNA region includes the following protein-coding sequences:
- a CDS encoding nickel-dependent hydrogenase large subunit gives rise to the protein MATVSTPNGFSLDNAGRRVVVDPVTRIEGHMRVEVNLDGDNVIRNAVSTGTMWRGLEVILKGRDPRNAWAFTERICGVCTGTHALTSVRAVEDALDIKIPENANTIRNIMQLTLQVHDHLVHFYHLHALDWVDIVSGLKADPKATSELAQSISSWGKSSPGYFRDIQARLRKFVESGQLGPFKNAYWGHAAYKLPPEANLMATAHYLEALDFQKEIVKIHTVYGGKNPHPNWLVGGVPCPINIDGTGGVGAINMERLNLVSSIIDQSIEFVNQVYIPDLIAIAGFYKDWLYGGGLASTSLMSYGDIPERANDYSDKSLMLPRGVILNGKLDEIHEIDLRAPDQVQEFVNHSWYKYADESKGLHPWDGVTEPNYVLGPNAKGTKTRIEAVDEGAKYSWIKSPRWKGHAVEVGPLARYVIGYAQNKPEFKEPVDQLLKALDVPVTALFSTLGRTAARGLECAWAAEKLRYFQDKLVRTIKAGDETTANTAKWDPSSWPKSAKGVGFTEAPRGALGHWIRIENTKIANYQAVVPTTWNGSPRDTKGNIGAFEASLLDTPMADPEQPLEILRTLHSFDPCLACSTHVIAPDGRELTEVTVR
- the cybH gene encoding Ni/Fe-hydrogenase, b-type cytochrome subunit yields the protein MTAHVDKTPAPSSADDEIADLATARNHLQVRQTAIYVYEWPVRLWHWVNAVAILVLAVTGYLIGSPPGSQPGEASDAYLMGYIRFAHFAAGYVMAIGMAGRIYWAFVGNVHARQMFVLPFWSGKFWREVLVEAQWYAFMRDYPKKYIGHNPLAQLAMVTIYSVGSIFMIVTGFALYSEGAGQDSWFDTLFGWVIPLVGNSQNLHTIHHLGMWVIVTFVIIHVYAAIREDIMSRQSMISTMISGWRMFKDDGK
- a CDS encoding HyaD/HybD family hydrogenase maturation endopeptidase: MSIETGRPVLVLGIGNILWADEGFGVRCVEELHRRWSFPDDVLVMDGGTQGLYLVHYVKAARRVIVFDAIDYGEEPGTLKLVRGEEVPKFTGAKKMSLHQTGFQDVLSAAELLGGTLDDILLIGVQAVELEDYGGSLTPPVRARIEPALAIAVEQLERWGYPATPRTGAADHLLHGGIGLADYEAGRPSAEDACRVGDSRFFA